A window of Pseudomonadota bacterium genomic DNA:
TTCGGCGCGATTCGCCAGGGCACGCTCGTCGACGCCCTCGACTGGGCACGCGCCGATGCGCCCGCCTACGCACGCATGCGCGGTGCGCTGGCGCGCTATCAGGGCTACGCCGACGCTGGAGGGTGGATGGCAGTACCGAGCGGCCCGACCCTGGAGCTCGCTACCGAAGGCGAACGCGTGCAGGCGCTTCGCCTTCGCCTGGTGGCCTCGGAAGACCTCGACCCCGCCGCCCTGGCCTCCCCGCCCGTCTTCGACCAACTCCTCGAAGAGGCCGTCAGACACTTCCAGCGGCGCCATGGCCTGGCCGTCGACGGCCGCGTGGGACCCAATACACTGCGGACACTTAACGTATCTGTTGAGTCCCGCATAGATCAGCTTCGGATAAACCTGGAGCGCTTGCGCTGGATCCTGCACGAGCGCTACGACGAGTTCATCATCGTCAACATCGCGGACTTTCAAGCCGCCTGGTTCGACAGTGGCGTGCCCGTATGGGTCGAAGACGTGCAGGTGGGTAAGGAGTACACGCAAACGCCCGTGTTCGGTGGTCGGATCAGCTACCTCGAGTTCAACCCCACCTGGACCATCCCGCCCGGCATCCTCCGGCGCACGATCATCCCCGGCATTCGCCGCGACCCGCAATACCTGCAGAAGAAGGGCTATCTGCTCCTCACGCAAGCGGGAGACGAGGTGGATCCAGACACCGTGGATTGGGCATCACTCGAGGGCTTCCCGTACCTGGTGCGCCAACCCGCCGGGCCCGACAACGCCCTCGGCCAGGTGAAGTTCATCTTCCCCAACCCCCACTTCGTGTTCCTCCACGACACCAACCACCAGGAGCTGTTCGACCGCACCCAGCGCACCTTCAGCTCCGGCTGCATTCGCGTGCGCAACCCCTTCGTGTTGGCGCAGCGCCTGCTCGCGCCGCAGGGGTGGACGCGGGAGCGAATCGATCAACTGTTGGCGTCCGGGGAGACCAAGCGCATCTACCTGGACAATCCGATGCGGGTGTTCATCACGTACTTCACCGCACGGGTGCCCATGGGAACCGAGGAGGTGCTCTTCCGCCCCGACGTGTACGGGCGTGATGCGGCGGTGCTCGCCAACCTGAACGGCGAGTTCATACCTGCGCCCGGGCGAGCGAACCAAGGCGCTTCTTCGGGTGCTGACTAGCCTCGGGAACCCGTAGGCATGCAGTCGTAGGAGCGCGGTAGCGCGTCTTTTCCATATAACCAGAAGCGTCAAATTTATTGACCGAGCGGCGCACATCCCGGAACAATGCGTTGCTGTCCGATAACACCAACAACACCTTCGGGCGGGCCATTTTGTTAGGTTATAACAGGGAGTTGCCCATTCCATGGATACCAAGCCACGCGCCGGAAGCGCGTCTTTACGCAGGCAAAGCCTATCCGTCGCCACGAGCGTCGCGATCTGCGCTGCGTTGGGCGTCGCGGCCACCACGGCCACGCCAACCTTCGCTCAATCGCCCAGCTTCCTCACGACGCAAGCGTCGGCAGCTGATCCCCTCGACATCGCGCGCGACTACCTGCGCAGTGGCGCC
This region includes:
- a CDS encoding L,D-transpeptidase family protein, which codes for MFSHCFPATARRLLLALATSSLLIVAPIPAHAQSSPFAQAVIGKLGATDTGTPPVVTDIPVFSANVLREMYLGSAYEPLWSDAATADLAQAIEALREDGLDPLEYRFSRIAAQLDAPDLEALDAIERAEADILLTEAFLRAAYQLYFGKVDPQHVDPNINFIRADADGDAVARLFGAIRQGTLVDALDWARADAPAYARMRGALARYQGYADAGGWMAVPSGPTLELATEGERVQALRLRLVASEDLDPAALASPPVFDQLLEEAVRHFQRRHGLAVDGRVGPNTLRTLNVSVESRIDQLRINLERLRWILHERYDEFIIVNIADFQAAWFDSGVPVWVEDVQVGKEYTQTPVFGGRISYLEFNPTWTIPPGILRRTIIPGIRRDPQYLQKKGYLLLTQAGDEVDPDTVDWASLEGFPYLVRQPAGPDNALGQVKFIFPNPHFVFLHDTNHQELFDRTQRTFSSGCIRVRNPFVLAQRLLAPQGWTRERIDQLLASGETKRIYLDNPMRVFITYFTARVPMGTEEVLFRPDVYGRDAAVLANLNGEFIPAPGRANQGASSGAD